One Clavelina lepadiformis chromosome 1, kaClaLepa1.1, whole genome shotgun sequence genomic region harbors:
- the LOC143448140 gene encoding carbohydrate sulfotransferase 11-like — MKSQCPGSKYLRKLIAAIIALFFFASLSTVSYSRYERYFPANAWTTAINRLHTKTDENERSCCVELIKANVSSTSRIAPPTLATETSHEKTRPVISSGPHAPDDGEVQIGKKFLQSLFTLPAITFTGKGRNRSLMKLTEEGTDMVANHRPDRPELWKEGPQQLVRRKELRERCSAEELNPLLDLSRMVYDDKHKVVMCVVPKAACTTMKRVLWFLQGNVDKANIDQINANLLVLGSGKIKTLNLLPKTEALKRLLNYTTFVVMRDPTARIVSAHSSKFTNRYASPSYKLSYGRQIAMRQAMLFSKGVNLNYRNIVATSNLKMDPDFQRLSTDEQQEVIDYAKIMRFGNISFHQFGRFVSQKNPNRTKSFDVHWRPQVDLCNPCLFNYDYVIKFENLATEANALLRYLQRNDPEEKKYFLNETQKPLIDDEKTRKAFDGIGNEVLDGLERIYAHDFRVLGYNTSFNSFKNTKQ, encoded by the exons ATGAAGTCCCAATGTCCTGGATCAAAATACCTAAGAAAACTTATTGCCGCAATTATCGCCCTGTTTTTCTTCGCGTCTCTTTCAACTGTTTCGTATTCTCGATATGAAAGATATTTCCCGGCTAACGCATGGACAACTGCTATAAATAGACTGCATACGAAAACAG ATGAAAACGAGAGAAGCTGCTGTGTCGAACTCATCAAAGCGAACGTCTCCTCAACATCACGCATTGCTCCTCCAACGTTAGCTACGGAGACGAGCCATGAGAAGACCAGGCCAGTGATCAGTTCCGGTCCTCATGCTCCGGACGATGGAGAAGTGCAAATTGGAAAGAAGTTTTTGCAGTCGTTGTTTACATTGCCTGCTATTACGTTTACGGGAAAAGGCCGAAACAGGTCTCTGATGAAGTTGACGGAAGAAGGAACCGACATGGTTG CCAATCACCGACCTGATCGTCCTGAGCTTTGGAAGGAAGGTCCTCAACAGCTGGTGAGGAGAAAAGAACTCCGGGAGCGATGTTCCGCGGAAGAGCTTAATCCCCTCCTCGATCTGTCACGCATGGTTTACGATGACAAACACAAAGTAGTCATGTGCGTAGTGCCCAAG GCGGCTTGCACGACCATGAAGCGAGTGTTGTGGTTTTTACAGGGAAACGTCGACAAAGCGAATATCGATCAAATTAACGCCAACCTATTAGTTCTGGGGTcgggaaaaataaaaactcttAACCT ATTACCGAAGACAGAAGCATTGAAAAGATTGCTCAACTACACCACGTTCGTTGTCATGCGCGATCCTACAGCTCGCATTGTCTCCGCACACAGCAGTAAATTCACCAACAGATACGCGTCACCATCGTATAAACTATCCTATGGTCGTCAGATTGCCATGCGGCAGGCgatgttattttcaaaaggGGTCAACCTGAATTACAG AAACATCGTTGCCACGTCCAACTTAAAAATGGATCCCGATTTCCAACGATTGTCAACCGACGAACAACAAGAAGTGATTGATTATGCCAAAATAATGCGATTCGGGAATATCTCGTTTCACCAGTTTGGAAG GTTCGTGTCACAAAAGAATCCCAACCGTACAAAATCGTTTGACGTTCACTGGCGCCCTCAAGTTGACTTATGCAACCCGTGTTTATTCAACTACGATTACGTCATCAAATTTGAGAACCTGGCTACGGAGGCAAATGCTCTGTTGAGATATTTGCAGAGGAACGACCCGGaagagaaaaaatattttctcaacGAGACACAAAAACCGCTAATCGACGATGAAAAGACGCGAAAAGCTTTCGACGGCATCGGCAACGAGGTTCTAGATGGTCTGGAAAGAATTTATGCTCACGATTTTAGGGTTTTGGGATATAACACTTCTTTCAATTccttcaaaaatacaaaacaatga